Proteins from a genomic interval of Aspergillus flavus chromosome 7, complete sequence:
- a CDS encoding putative MFS monocarboxylate transporter, whose translation MTRSPEHTMISPRSEVDQEKVSVVSSKYEEAPDGGRAWLVAAGGASLFFCCLGFANSFGTFEEYYLSHQLRGQTPDNIAWIGSLAAFLQFATGAISGPLFDRYGAWIIRPAAVAYVFAMMMLSLCKTYWQIMLVQGVSMGVVTGFLQFPAFPAVSQWFDKRRAAALGIAAAGSSVGGIVIPIALSKMLNGSSLGFGWSVRIIGFLIMPIMAFACLTVKRRLPPSTSPFWIPSALKEAKFALLIVSLFFMFIGMFFPLFYIPSYAVSRGMSATLSGYLLAILNAASTFGRVIPGILADKFGRLNAFMVGGITTAIVIFCFNLATTNAGLIVYSAVIGFSSGTIISGASAAFTLCPKDLRDMGTYMGMGIALSSFATLIGPPVNGALVKHYGGYSEASIFSGVMCLTGGFFALATKAMTPQGIFGRT comes from the exons ATGACAAGATCACCCGAACATACTATGATTTCACCCAGAAGCGAGGTCGACCAGGAGAAAGTGTCTGTGGTCTCATCGAAATATGAAGAAGCACCAGATGGTGGTAGAGCGTGGCTCGTCGCCGCAGGGGGCGcttcactcttcttctgttgtcTCGGCTTCGCGAATTCGTTCGGTACTTTCGAGGAATACTACTTATCCCATCAACTTCGCGGACAAACGCCAGACAATATTGCCTGGATAGGATCGCTAGCAGCATTCCTTCAATTTGCAACGGGTGCAATCTCAGGCCCATTATTCGATCGTTACGGCGCATGG ATTATCCGGCCAGCTGCAGTCGCCTATGTTTTCGCCATGATGATGCTTAGTCTTTGCAAGACATACTGGCAAATCATGCTCGTGCAAGGTGTATCGATGGGTGTAGTCACGGGCTTCCTTCAGTTCCCAGCATTTCCAGCAGTATCGCAATGGTTTGACAAAAGGCGAGCAGCCGCTCTAGGCATTGCTGCGGCTGGTTCGTCTGTTGGCGGCATTGTGATTCCCATTGCATTGTCCAAAATGCTGAACGGCTCTTCTTTGGGATTCGGATGGTCGGTGCGAATCATCGGTTTCCTCATAATGCCCATCATGGCATTCGCGTGCCTCACCGTCAAGCGCCGTCTGCCGCCAAGTACATCCCCCTTCTGGATTCCATCAGCATTGAAGGAGGCAAAATTCGCCCTTCTGATAGTCTCATTGTTCTTCATGTTCATTGGCATGTTCTTTCCCCTGTTCTACATCCCTTCATATGCAGTATCCAGAGGCATGAGTGCGACCCTTTCTGGATATTTGCTGGCGATTCTGAACGCGGCATCCACATTTGGCCGTGTCATCCCAGGCATATTAGCAGACAAATTTGGACGACTGAATGCGTTCATGGTCGGTGGTATAACCACGGCAATCGTGATATTCTGTTTCAATTTGGCTACCACCAACGCAGGCTTGATCGTGTATTCGGCTGTCATTGGCTTTAGTTCGGGTACCATCATCTCAGGAGCTTCAGCGGCCTTTACCCTCTGTCCTAAGGATCTCCGGGACATGGGAACTTACATGGGAATGGGCATAGCCTTGAGCTCCTTCGCAACTTTGATCGGACCCCCAGTGAATGGGGCACTCGTCAAACACTATGGAGGGTACTCGGAGGCAAGCATATTCAGTGGTGTCATGTGTTTGACTGGTGGGTTCTTTGCTTTAGCGACCAAGGCTATGACCCCTCAGGGTATTTTTGGACGAACGTGA